From the Amycolatopsis thermoflava N1165 genome, one window contains:
- a CDS encoding phosphotransferase family protein — MTGLAEALGRRLGAQITGLRRLSGGASRETWAFTAEPGGRLVLRRDPPGECRPAEMAREAALIRAAREAGVPVPRLVDHGPDVLGSPYLITEHVDGETIPRRLLRDPEFADVRPKLAAELGRVAARIHAMPDVPGLPSADPLESLVELYDELDQPLPSLEIGLRWLRAHRPEPAGNTVVHGDFRTGNLIIGPDGLAAVLDWELAHRGDPLEDLGWLCVKAWRFSSPLPAGGFGTREELLDGYAEVAGFRPDPAAVHWWEVFGTFRWAVLCLRQADRHLSGRIRSVELAAVGRRVCEQEHDLLTALGTPAVPVAAAPDPAPDLHGRPTAAELVEAVAEFLRADVMPGTEGRVSFQARVAANVLGIVSRELRLGTAQERRHVDRLAALGFATHAELARAVRSGAVDVADVVAAVRADVTDRLLVANPKYLETA, encoded by the coding sequence ATGACCGGGCTGGCGGAGGCGCTCGGACGGCGGCTGGGCGCGCAGATCACCGGGCTGCGGCGGCTGAGCGGCGGCGCGAGCCGGGAGACCTGGGCGTTCACCGCCGAGCCGGGCGGGCGGCTGGTGCTGCGGCGGGATCCGCCGGGGGAGTGCCGCCCGGCGGAGATGGCGCGGGAGGCGGCGTTGATCCGGGCCGCGCGCGAAGCCGGGGTGCCGGTGCCGCGGCTGGTGGACCACGGGCCGGACGTGCTCGGCTCGCCGTACCTGATCACCGAGCATGTCGACGGCGAGACGATCCCGCGGCGGTTGCTACGGGACCCGGAGTTCGCGGACGTGCGGCCGAAGCTCGCGGCGGAGCTGGGGCGCGTCGCGGCGCGCATCCACGCCATGCCGGACGTGCCGGGGCTGCCCTCGGCGGACCCGCTGGAGTCGCTGGTGGAGCTGTACGACGAGCTGGACCAGCCGTTGCCGTCGCTGGAAATCGGGTTGCGCTGGTTGCGCGCACACCGCCCGGAGCCGGCGGGGAACACCGTGGTGCACGGCGACTTCCGCACCGGCAACCTGATCATCGGCCCGGACGGGCTGGCCGCGGTGCTGGACTGGGAACTGGCGCACCGCGGCGATCCGCTGGAGGACCTCGGCTGGTTGTGCGTGAAGGCGTGGCGGTTCTCCTCGCCGCTGCCCGCGGGCGGGTTCGGCACCCGGGAGGAGCTGCTCGACGGGTACGCCGAGGTCGCCGGGTTCCGCCCGGATCCCGCGGCCGTGCACTGGTGGGAGGTGTTCGGCACGTTCCGGTGGGCGGTGCTCTGCCTGCGGCAGGCCGACCGGCACCTGAGCGGGCGGATCCGGTCGGTCGAGCTGGCTGCGGTCGGGCGGCGGGTGTGCGAGCAGGAGCACGACCTGCTGACGGCGCTCGGCACGCCCGCCGTCCCGGTGGCCGCGGCGCCGGATCCGGCGCCGGACCTGCACGGCAGGCCGACCGCGGCCGAGCTGGTTGAGGCGGTGGCGGAGTTCCTGCGGGCCGACGTCATGCCGGGCACCGAGGGGCGGGTGTCGTTCCAGGCGCGGGTGGCGGCGAATGTGCTGGGCATCGTGTCGCGCGAGCTGCGCCTGGGCACCGCGCAAGAGCGGCGGCACGTGGACCGGCTCGCGGCGCTGGGGTTCGCGACGCACGCGGAGCTGGCGCGGGCGGTGCGGTCGGGCGCCGTGGACGTGGCGGACGTGGTCGCCGCCGTGCGGGCCGACGTGACGGACCGGTTGCTGGTGGCGAACCCGAAGTACCTGGAGACGGCGTGA
- a CDS encoding acyl-CoA dehydrogenase family protein: protein MDFELPAALRQLLTDLDQFLEDEIWPLQRQDDNERFFDHRREFARTDFEAGGTPRREWEELLREMFRRADRAGWLRYGLPKSVGGSDGSNLDMAVIREHLAAKGLGLHNDLQNESSVVGNFPFVHMFLAAGTPEQQSEFVEDMITGRKRVAFGLTEPDHGSDATWLETTAVPDGDGWILNGAKRFNSGLHSATHDVIFARTSGDGGDPRGITAFIVPTDTPGFSVDFHWWTFNMPTDHAEVTLTDVRVPATAVFGEVGNGLALAQHFVHENRIRQAASGVGAAQYCIDRSVAYARERRTFGRPLAERQAIQWPLVELQTEAELVRTLVRKTAWELDRTDHMLISDKVSMCNYRANRLVCDAADRAMQVHGGLGYTRHTPFEHIYRHHRRYRITEGAEEIQMRKIAGYLFGFAGPDKR, encoded by the coding sequence ATGGACTTCGAGTTGCCCGCGGCGTTGCGGCAGCTGCTCACCGACCTGGACCAGTTCCTCGAGGACGAGATCTGGCCGCTGCAACGACAGGACGACAACGAGCGCTTCTTCGACCACCGCCGGGAGTTCGCGCGCACCGACTTCGAGGCGGGCGGCACCCCGCGCCGTGAATGGGAAGAGCTGCTGAGGGAGATGTTCCGGCGCGCCGACCGTGCGGGCTGGCTGCGGTACGGGCTGCCGAAATCCGTCGGCGGCAGCGACGGCAGCAACCTTGACATGGCCGTGATCCGCGAGCACCTCGCCGCGAAGGGCCTCGGCCTGCACAACGACCTGCAGAACGAGTCCTCGGTCGTCGGCAACTTCCCGTTCGTGCACATGTTCCTCGCCGCGGGCACGCCGGAGCAGCAGAGCGAGTTCGTCGAGGACATGATCACCGGGCGCAAGCGGGTCGCGTTCGGACTGACCGAACCGGACCACGGCAGCGACGCGACCTGGCTGGAGACCACCGCCGTGCCGGACGGCGACGGCTGGATCCTCAACGGCGCCAAGCGGTTCAACTCCGGCCTGCACTCGGCGACCCACGACGTGATCTTCGCCCGCACCTCCGGCGACGGCGGGGATCCCCGCGGCATCACCGCGTTCATCGTGCCCACCGACACGCCGGGGTTCTCCGTCGACTTCCACTGGTGGACGTTCAACATGCCCACCGACCACGCCGAGGTCACGCTGACCGACGTCCGCGTGCCCGCCACCGCGGTGTTCGGCGAGGTCGGCAACGGCCTCGCGCTGGCCCAGCACTTCGTGCACGAGAACCGGATCCGGCAGGCCGCCTCCGGGGTCGGCGCGGCGCAGTACTGCATCGACCGGAGCGTGGCGTACGCGCGGGAGCGCCGGACGTTCGGCCGCCCGCTCGCCGAACGGCAGGCCATCCAGTGGCCGCTGGTCGAGCTGCAGACCGAGGCCGAGCTGGTGCGCACCCTCGTGCGCAAGACGGCGTGGGAGCTCGACCGCACCGACCACATGCTGATCAGCGACAAGGTGTCGATGTGCAACTACCGCGCCAACCGGCTGGTGTGCGACGCCGCCGACCGCGCGATGCAGGTGCACGGCGGGCTCGGCTACACGCGGCACACCCCGTTCGAGCACATCTACCGGCACCACCGCCGCTACCGGATCACCGAGGGCGCCGAGGAGATCCAGATGCGCAAGATCGCCGGTTACCTGTTCGGGTTCGCGGGGCCGGACAAGCGATGA
- a CDS encoding SDR family NAD(P)-dependent oxidoreductase, which translates to MTNPFDLTGHASVITGGNSGIGLAMAGALAAAGADVAIWGTNAERNDEAVAELSRHGTKVLAVRCDVGDEDQVEPAMARSVEALGRLDSCFVNAGVAGVGSRFTETSLAEFRRVTRVDLDGAFLTLRAAARVMLAQGTGGSLVGTSSVASVQGQPRGQAYAASKAGLTAMIKSIAVELARHGIRANAVLPGWVHTPLAAPALDSEGFQRRVLPRMPVGRWGRPDDFGALAVYLASPASAFHTADTITVDGGYLSF; encoded by the coding sequence ATGACCAACCCGTTCGACCTCACCGGGCACGCATCCGTCATCACCGGCGGCAATTCGGGGATCGGCCTCGCGATGGCCGGCGCGCTCGCCGCCGCCGGCGCCGACGTCGCGATCTGGGGCACCAACGCCGAACGCAACGACGAAGCCGTCGCCGAGCTGTCCCGGCACGGCACCAAGGTCCTCGCCGTGCGCTGCGACGTCGGCGACGAGGACCAGGTGGAGCCCGCGATGGCGCGCAGCGTGGAAGCGCTGGGGCGCCTGGATTCCTGCTTCGTCAACGCCGGTGTGGCCGGGGTGGGCAGCCGGTTCACCGAGACGTCGCTGGCGGAGTTCCGCCGAGTCACCCGGGTCGACCTGGACGGCGCGTTCCTGACCTTGCGCGCGGCGGCGAGGGTGATGCTGGCGCAGGGCACCGGCGGGAGCCTGGTCGGCACGTCGAGCGTGGCGTCGGTCCAGGGCCAGCCGCGCGGGCAGGCGTACGCGGCGAGCAAGGCCGGGCTCACCGCGATGATCAAGTCGATCGCGGTCGAGCTGGCCAGGCACGGCATCCGCGCCAACGCGGTCCTGCCCGGCTGGGTGCACACGCCGCTGGCGGCCCCGGCGCTGGACTCCGAAGGGTTCCAGCGCCGGGTGCTGCCGCGGATGCCGGTCGGCCGCTGGGGCAGGCCGGACGACTTCGGCGCGCTCGCCGTGTACCTGGCGAGCCCGGCCAGCGCGTTTCACACCGCCGACACGATCACCGTGGACGGCGGCTACCTCAGCTTCTGA